In the genome of Garra rufa unplaced genomic scaffold, GarRuf1.0 hap1_unplaced_130, whole genome shotgun sequence, the window ttagaataaatttctaagcaccaaaatcgcaaaaatactgtagtttatatttatccttcccatttctatctgtctctactcaaattaattgtcagtgtatctaaaattgtgtatcttagaaaaagaaaaagacgaactacctcttaaacatgcatatcttaatttgatgttgctttaaaacgctgaaatatataatgtatgttattgtgaaggtgaaagttgtcgagttatttaactgcctgcggtgccgtcaggatcacttggtttttttccccttaataaagtggatacagcttacaatactcgttcaagagtacggcattgcttaaaactatgatattttacatatttctgttatttgtgtacaatcacaataaaaataaaaaaaaaaacaaaaaaaaaacgtgtaggctatttgtaaaaaaaaaaaaaaaaatggaaacaagatgctggtttaagggcgcatcacagaaattgcctaaaattctgcatataggcttgctacttattaatttgttaaattattattcattcagaaaagaaaaacatatatttcttatgtgggcctattttatttattattatatataggtttgttgggtttttctctgtgcataagctctgcacgtgaggttctgatgtttatgctgcttcttgcttgtgtataattaatccctgaaaacgaatttagcggtttacgtcagttgtcggttggagaaataaaataaccgaaattaacatttctgtttccgatgcagtctaataaatgttcgtcaggaaaacaaagaaagaaaacaaaataacaatacaactgcacctgcttatgaataggctatctttttgctattggtttgaaccataatttcaggaaagaggaatcattgaactattgtactggtatttgtgaccaacgccccctagagctggccatggtgtttggctacagaatgttgttccttgcgccacctggtggatattatatgaagtgcaacaacgttgtaaaaaaatctaaaaaagccgctgcggcaggacgcgtgcccacgcgtgccgaattgcaggctgccgcgtgaaaatagacgcatttttaatggccagatctgtatatacCTAtcattatggggacattccataggcgcaATGGTTTTTATTTACTgtgcaaactgtattttctaccTCCTACGTCAAAACCTACCCCTTACACAAAACACTTTATTCTGTATCatgtataagttttttttttttttcacattaggacctaaaaatgtccccacaaggccAAAGTTTTCTGGTATTACTGTACTTATGGGAACATTTGGTCTGTAGTGAATACTATACACTCTCGTACACACGTGCACAAAATAATCAGTGTGATGATAATTCTGGAAAACAAAAATACTCAGGACACCTCAAATGATGTGCAGAGGTGATCTATAAAATCTAGGGGATGTtacggtattatcaatatcgtggtatcaCAACTAAAAAAGAGGGTTTAGTCCCCTtcaaagttcaggtacaagtcagtacactgactttttcttttcttatttaagttttcttagttaagaataTGGGTTGGAGATCCTAATTTTGAACttttgaactaaaaaaaaaaaccccacaagtctaaatttattttgttttttaaattatctcatTAAATACTGTACCGTGGCCACGTAGCGTGAGATTTTCgctatcgttacatccctaataaaaTTTTCACTTGTTTGTACTTCTGACTTTGTCAATGAaacagagaaaaaagtcaaatactGGCAATGTTTTGAACCCAATTCAATTGCTAACAGGTGCTTTAAAGCTTCTCTTTTCAGTATTATGACTTCAATTGCTTTTGGATTAAACATGCAACCTTAATACAAGCTCACTTCTGCATGGAAGTCCTAATGTTAGTGCTTTTGTTTAAATATAACTTCATAATGTTTGCAGTACAGCATTTTTCTTCATGCCCTGCTCACATTTGCTGACTCAGAGCCATGAGCTCACTGCACACTTCCTTTGTTTCCATTATTTTACTGTTCCATCAATATTCGCTCTTTCTGTTTCTCTCCGTATGGTTCCGAATCCTtccttctctctttctttcactGTTTCTCTCTATCTTTCTCTCTCAGGTTTTGATGATTCTGCTCTCTTTTCATTGGATCTAGCTGGGCTGGAGCACTGTCATGGTGTTTTCAGCTTGGCACGTCAGCAGCAGTTTCGCTCTAAATGTGAATATAATCATCAGAGTAGAGCAGCAGACTAGCAATGCTAGCTAGAACTTGTAGCATCACCCATAAATtattagttttcttttaatttcccATGAGCAGTTAGCAAGAAGCCAGAAACACAAGCTGCCTGACTTGTAGCTATTTTGTAGTTTCTTTTTCAATGGGGACATTTatctttttgttgtatttttttccaTTAATAAAGTCCATTGCTTTATTCTATCATTAAGGTGTTTCTTTTTTGCTATTACACCTTTAAGATTAATACAGTTTATGCATTGACCTGTAATGTTAGATGGTTAATATATAGAACTGGAATAAAATAGTTTTGTAAATAAATTTAAGTCATATTTTTTAGTATtgtgagaaggtgtgtccaaacttttgactagttTTGTACATCAATGTCTTTTATTTCACATCTTAATTTACCCGTTTAATGTCTGAAAAAGTTGATACTGGTGATGTTAGATCCTTTTTAAAGGTGTTTAAAGATATGTCCTTTTAGTTTTAAAGTCTTGAATGTGTCTGTCCATTCTGGAACACACAGATGGAAAGGCAGATTGTGAGCATTAAGCAGATGAGTGTGCCGTCATCCTCTGTAGTCTTTAGTACACGTAGCTAAACACTTTTCCTCAGAACTAACTTAAAAATTATCATCCCTTAACTGCATGTAAACACACAGTAGAAAATGTCTTAGTAAAGCCTCTTCTCTCTTTTCTATTTCTCTTTAGTCCTTTTTTCTGTGCATTTGTCTGTTTTATGTCTGCATCTGACTTTGTATTTTGCATCTGTGTGTTTGTAGATGCTGACAGAAGGTCAGTCTCCACTATGAATCTGTCCAAACCCACAGATCCAGTCATTTCCAAACGTCTGTCATCTTCATCAGCCACCTTGCTGAATTCACCAGATAGAGGTAAACACACACACTATCTCTTTAAGTTTTACACAATCAATCACATAGCCAAATGAGTCTCTTTTCAGATCGCTGTGTTAAATTGatgttgtttttgtgtgtgtttatttgtttgctgTGTGATTGTGCTGTATCGGCCAAGCCTTACGGAAGCAGACATCTCTCTCGTCGTCTTGCTTGATTAAAAAAACGCAATCTAAATCCCAAATCTCCAAAGAGAAGATCCCTCAGGACAAACCAGCAGGTGGATTTTAGAAATCCAGGAATCTTTTTTTGATGCTCTCCTACTGGGTTCAAACCTGTGCTAGCCAGGGCTCCAGATTGCAAATAAAATCATAAACAGTTCACAAAACAATCAGTTACAACTTTGTGTTGATATGTGACTTcaattacatatgtgaccctggaccacaaaaccagtcgcaaGGGTCATTAAATAATaggctttccgttgatg includes:
- the LOC141316689 gene encoding ensconsin-like, translating into MVKLVNAARGSRWLEREERARQFHERQVEERRKRLEEQRLKEDRRRAAVEEKRRQKLEEDKARNEAVIRRTMERSQRTRPKSNRWSWGGTLTTSTSHNSGFDDSALFSLDLAGLEHCHGVFSLARQQQFRSKYADRRSVSTMNLSKPTDPVISKRLSSSSATLLNSPDRALRKQTSLSSSCLIKKTQSKSQISKEKIPQDKPA